A stretch of the Aggregicoccus sp. 17bor-14 genome encodes the following:
- a CDS encoding ELWxxDGT repeat protein, whose amino-acid sequence MHRSFSMAAAWTCSGLLWALAGCTPQEPVVRHAAALTVSAAPFQVLDIHTEKFVHRTLGMAPGSEPASLTRSGGVTYFTADDGSAGRELWRTDDTDAGTWMVRDLFPGPRGSEPEQLTDVRGTLYFVAHDGTFASQLWRTDGTAEGTVMLTRSLSPAALNPRTTGLTEMGGVLYFAAAPSGPYGYEDDIELWRSDGTPEGTRRVFDIQPDSRGSRPEGLTAIGGVLYFSADDGLHGRELWRSDGTAAGTWLVKDLRPGTVLDGSDPRLFTALGGRVYFVAWGTEGGELWRTDGTAEGTVRVAPTGGYPLQVLGDRLYYASSSAEGRSELWVSDGTGSGTRRLVDLVPGFSGFAPKSFTVLGSMLCFTADDQVDGEWRRALYCTDGTAAGTRRVRVQAPALQYPDSPRMVALGPHLYFVAYDAALQQELWRTDGTAAGTERLLPSATWPDASPVGELHVHDTQVLFAALTPDSGRELWRTDGTVAGTRPVRDLAPDLNDSSPTDFTEFRGTLFFTAKDAEGGRELWRSNGRADGTVRVVDLVRGPESSRPHGFQVLGNWLYFVASAASGPDALWRTDGTSFGTERVAVLHQYSRVDLPPETPPTVTHVHEGRLYLGDSDGMKVFDPATGKLTLVSDGGGELVTLGSRLLYQRNSETNTLELWASEEPLAPPEPLVRPCAASCLDSTRELTRVGQTVFFVAGHLASLGGRELFATDGTSAGTRLLTPPGMQGDNISGLYSLRALGDRLLYNCNGELCASDGTQEGTHRVGTPRLDPQLLGALGERMLLSAEDAAGRELWTSDGTAAGTRRLVDLAPGSPPGVDWRPYSLLLPEEGLLAFAAADAQHGRELWLTDGTPAGTRLVGDVAPGFASSDPRAMGRAGRFLFFAADDRRSGQELWALPLRAAVPDTQPPALRCPVELVLEGKGITGLRVPNAPATAVDDHDPLPLIRYSPDLEQALPLGTTRVQARALDASGNASTCEFAVTVRDTSLPAAPALELTCVDAVEREASSPEGAWVDLSGAAATGAAAPITYAPPSGTFPVGTTRVRASATDAQGRTAQCEFKVVITEGTAAGTPPTGGCTAVPGGLALPGLLLALATLLRAARPRRTDRSHDAVS is encoded by the coding sequence ATGCACCGGTCTTTCTCCATGGCCGCGGCCTGGACCTGCAGCGGCCTGCTCTGGGCGCTCGCGGGATGCACGCCGCAGGAGCCCGTCGTCCGTCATGCGGCCGCGCTCACCGTCTCCGCCGCCCCCTTTCAGGTCCTGGACATCCACACGGAGAAGTTCGTGCACCGCACCCTGGGGATGGCGCCCGGCTCCGAACCCGCCTCGCTCACGCGCTCAGGCGGCGTCACCTACTTCACGGCGGACGACGGCTCGGCGGGCCGCGAGCTGTGGCGCACGGACGACACCGACGCCGGCACCTGGATGGTGCGCGACCTCTTTCCGGGGCCGCGTGGCTCAGAGCCCGAGCAGCTCACGGACGTGCGCGGCACGCTGTACTTCGTCGCCCACGACGGCACCTTCGCCTCGCAGCTCTGGCGCACGGACGGCACGGCAGAGGGAACGGTGATGCTCACCCGGAGCCTGAGCCCGGCCGCCCTCAACCCGCGCACCACCGGGCTCACGGAGATGGGCGGGGTGCTCTACTTCGCCGCGGCCCCGAGCGGGCCCTACGGCTACGAGGACGACATCGAGCTGTGGCGCAGCGATGGGACGCCCGAGGGCACCCGCCGCGTCTTCGACATCCAGCCGGACTCGCGCGGCTCGCGGCCCGAGGGGCTGACTGCCATCGGCGGCGTGCTCTACTTCTCGGCGGATGACGGGCTGCATGGCCGCGAGCTGTGGCGCAGCGACGGGACGGCCGCCGGCACCTGGCTGGTGAAGGACCTACGGCCCGGCACCGTGCTGGACGGCAGCGACCCGAGGCTGTTCACCGCACTGGGCGGCCGGGTGTACTTCGTCGCGTGGGGCACGGAGGGCGGGGAGCTCTGGCGCACCGACGGCACGGCCGAGGGCACCGTGCGGGTGGCGCCCACCGGTGGCTACCCGCTGCAGGTGCTCGGGGACCGGCTCTACTACGCGTCCTCCAGCGCAGAGGGCCGGAGCGAGCTGTGGGTGAGCGATGGGACGGGGTCGGGCACCCGGCGCCTGGTGGACCTCGTCCCCGGGTTCTCGGGCTTCGCGCCAAAGTCCTTCACCGTGCTGGGCTCCATGCTCTGCTTCACCGCGGACGACCAGGTCGATGGCGAGTGGCGGCGGGCGCTGTACTGCACGGACGGCACAGCGGCCGGCACCCGGCGCGTACGGGTCCAGGCGCCCGCGCTGCAGTACCCGGACTCGCCGCGGATGGTGGCGCTGGGGCCACACCTCTACTTCGTCGCGTACGATGCAGCGCTGCAACAGGAGCTGTGGCGCACGGATGGCACGGCCGCTGGCACGGAGCGGCTGCTGCCCTCCGCGACGTGGCCGGATGCCTCGCCCGTGGGCGAGCTCCACGTCCACGACACGCAGGTGCTCTTCGCGGCCCTCACCCCGGACAGTGGGCGTGAGCTGTGGCGCACGGACGGCACGGTGGCCGGCACCCGGCCCGTGCGCGACCTCGCGCCCGACCTCAACGACTCGAGCCCCACGGACTTCACGGAGTTTCGCGGCACGCTCTTCTTCACAGCGAAGGATGCCGAGGGAGGCCGCGAGCTGTGGCGCAGCAACGGCCGCGCGGACGGCACGGTGCGCGTGGTCGACCTCGTGCGCGGCCCCGAGAGCTCGCGTCCGCACGGCTTCCAGGTGCTCGGCAACTGGCTCTACTTCGTCGCGAGCGCCGCCTCGGGACCCGATGCGCTGTGGCGCACGGATGGCACCTCCTTCGGAACGGAGCGCGTTGCCGTGCTCCATCAGTACAGCCGCGTAGACCTTCCGCCGGAGACCCCGCCCACGGTGACGCACGTGCACGAGGGGCGGCTGTACCTGGGGGACTCCGACGGCATGAAGGTGTTCGACCCGGCGACCGGGAAGCTCACCCTCGTCTCGGACGGAGGCGGCGAGCTCGTCACGCTGGGCTCGCGGCTGCTCTACCAGCGCAACTCCGAGACGAACACCCTCGAGCTCTGGGCGAGCGAGGAGCCGCTCGCCCCGCCCGAGCCGCTCGTACGCCCCTGCGCAGCGTCCTGCCTGGACTCCACCCGCGAGCTCACACGCGTGGGGCAGACCGTCTTCTTCGTCGCCGGGCACCTCGCCTCCCTGGGCGGCCGCGAGCTCTTCGCCACCGACGGAACGTCGGCCGGTACCCGTCTGCTGACGCCCCCCGGGATGCAGGGCGACAATATCAGCGGTCTGTACTCGCTGCGCGCGCTGGGAGACCGGCTCCTCTACAACTGCAACGGCGAGCTGTGCGCAAGCGACGGTACGCAGGAGGGAACGCACCGGGTCGGCACACCCCGCCTCGACCCCCAGCTGCTGGGCGCGCTCGGAGAGCGGATGCTGCTCAGCGCGGAGGACGCCGCCGGTCGGGAGCTGTGGACGAGCGACGGGACGGCCGCGGGCACGCGGCGCCTCGTGGACCTCGCGCCGGGCTCGCCGCCGGGCGTCGACTGGCGACCGTACTCGCTGCTGCTCCCCGAGGAAGGTCTCCTCGCCTTTGCCGCAGCGGACGCGCAGCACGGACGTGAGCTGTGGCTGACGGACGGCACGCCCGCGGGCACCCGGCTCGTCGGGGACGTGGCACCGGGCTTCGCCTCCTCGGACCCGCGCGCGATGGGCCGCGCCGGACGCTTCCTCTTCTTCGCCGCCGACGACCGCCGCAGCGGACAGGAACTCTGGGCGTTGCCGCTGCGCGCTGCCGTCCCCGACACGCAGCCTCCCGCGCTGCGCTGCCCGGTGGAGCTGGTGCTGGAGGGGAAGGGAATCACCGGCCTGCGCGTGCCCAACGCGCCCGCCACCGCCGTGGATGACCACGACCCGCTGCCGCTCATCCGCTACAGCCCCGATCTGGAGCAGGCGCTGCCGCTCGGCACCACGCGGGTGCAGGCGCGCGCCCTGGATGCGAGCGGCAACGCGAGCACCTGCGAGTTCGCCGTCACCGTGCGCGACACCTCCCTGCCCGCCGCGCCAGCGCTCGAGCTCACCTGCGTGGACGCGGTGGAGCGCGAGGCGAGCTCGCCCGAGGGGGCTTGGGTAGACCTCTCCGGAGCCGCCGCGACCGGTGCAGCGGCGCCCATTACCTACGCTCCGCCCTCGGGCACCTTCCCGGTAGGCACGACGCGCGTGCGGGCGAGCGCGACGGATGCACAGGGGCGCACAGCTCAGTGTGAGTTCAAGGTGGTCATCACCGAAGGGACCGCCGCCGGCACGCCGCCTACGGGCGGCTGCACGGCCGTGCCGGGCGGGCTCGCTCTGCCCGGCCTGCTCCTGGCGCTCGCGACGCTCCTGCGCGCGGCCCGTCCTCGTCGCACCGACCGCTCGCACGACGCCGTGTCCTGA
- a CDS encoding 4a-hydroxytetrahydrobiopterin dehydratase, whose protein sequence is MAYDRTLLTPQELQSFLAAHPQWRHEGEMLRRTYEAPSFLAGIEFVRRLAQVAEAHDHHPDIDIRWRKVSLALSTHDAGGITFRDPKLAAEADRLFAEVGSSEGPKGA, encoded by the coding sequence ATGGCCTACGACCGCACCCTGCTCACCCCCCAGGAGCTGCAGAGCTTCCTCGCTGCCCACCCCCAGTGGCGCCACGAGGGCGAGATGCTGCGGCGCACCTACGAGGCCCCTTCCTTCCTCGCGGGCATCGAGTTCGTGCGCCGGCTCGCCCAGGTCGCCGAGGCCCACGACCACCACCCGGACATCGACATCCGCTGGCGCAAGGTGAGCCTCGCGCTCAGCACGCACGACGCCGGCGGAATCACCTTCCGCGACCCGAAGCTCGCCGCCGAGGCCGACCGCCTCTTCGCCGAGGTGGGCAGCAGCGAGGGGCCGAAGGGCGCCTGA
- a CDS encoding allantoinase, with amino-acid sequence MPLKLVREELTLVYGLQLFRGAPEGAGLPHAHVTVQGPGGQEASLALHSLHGTREELRRQLLESIDAFFDLVEPAE; translated from the coding sequence ATGCCCCTCAAGCTCGTGCGCGAAGAGTTGACGCTCGTCTATGGCCTGCAGCTCTTTCGCGGCGCACCCGAGGGCGCGGGCCTGCCGCACGCGCACGTGACGGTGCAGGGCCCCGGCGGCCAGGAGGCCTCGCTCGCGCTGCACTCGCTGCACGGCACGCGCGAGGAGCTGCGCCGCCAGCTGCTCGAGTCCATCGACGCCTTCTTCGATCTCGTCGAGCCCGCGGAGTAG
- a CDS encoding CPBP family intramembrane glutamic endopeptidase — translation MRSRVLALVLLFLWYQAPEALALLGQPFPVWAGVMLLFLPVAWLAGRALLGYRPGLAAYALEWRPGALRVLLLLLGASVLLRGLTLWVGASLGVLTLAPLPQPPTASALALGVLGALLTTVFPSVAEDILTRGFWYRAWPVAGRGAAFVAFSAGVFVLNHIYRLGLGPREWLMLACAGLAFAAATVRTGSLWGAVGLHWGWNLASNLFDLVLDVQVLRPPARTLLSAGTGLALLALVLLLPARVLRTQAVTPSP, via the coding sequence ATGCGCTCCCGCGTGCTCGCCCTCGTCCTGCTGTTCCTCTGGTACCAGGCCCCCGAAGCGCTCGCGCTGCTCGGCCAGCCCTTCCCCGTCTGGGCGGGCGTGATGCTGCTCTTCCTCCCCGTCGCCTGGCTTGCGGGGCGCGCGCTGCTGGGCTACCGGCCGGGACTCGCGGCGTATGCCCTGGAGTGGCGGCCGGGCGCCCTGCGCGTGCTCCTCCTGCTGCTCGGGGCCTCCGTCCTGCTGCGGGGCCTCACGCTCTGGGTGGGCGCCTCGCTCGGGGTGCTCACGCTCGCGCCGCTCCCGCAGCCGCCCACCGCGAGCGCACTCGCGCTCGGCGTGCTCGGGGCACTGCTCACCACGGTGTTCCCCTCGGTGGCCGAGGACATCCTCACGCGCGGCTTCTGGTACCGCGCCTGGCCGGTGGCGGGCAGGGGCGCCGCCTTCGTGGCCTTCTCCGCGGGGGTGTTCGTGCTCAACCACATCTACCGGCTGGGGCTCGGCCCGCGCGAGTGGCTGATGCTCGCGTGCGCGGGGCTCGCGTTCGCGGCGGCCACGGTGCGCACGGGCTCGCTGTGGGGCGCCGTCGGGCTGCACTGGGGCTGGAACCTCGCGAGCAACCTCTTCGACCTGGTGCTCGACGTGCAGGTGCTGCGGCCGCCCGCGCGCACGCTCCTGAGCGCGGGCACGGGCCTCGCGCTGCTCGCGCTGGTGCTGCTGCTGCCGGCCCGCGTGCTGCGGACGCAGGCCGTCACGCCCTCCCCCTGA
- a CDS encoding NAD-dependent succinate-semialdehyde dehydrogenase yields MAMKSVDPRSGKVLETFEEHDDAEVERRLALAATAFTRHRVTPFSQRSKWMARAGELLDTEKAQIARMMTLEMGKTLASAVAEVEKCAWVCRYYAENAERHLADEDVKTNAERSYVRYEPLGPVLAVMPWNFPLWQVFRFAAPALMAGNVGLLKHASNVPRCALAIEDVFKRAGFPEGCFQTLLVGSKRVEALINDGRVKAVTLTGSEAAGRSVGEQSGRALKKSVLELGGSDPFIVMPSADQEKAAETAVKARIINNGQSCIAAKRFIVADAIFDAFRDRFVQRMQRLVMGDPLEAKTDLGPLATESIRKELHAQVERMKKAGGRVLTGGVMPDGPGYFYPGTVVVDLPPDSDIAKEEVFGPVAVLYRVRDREEALARANGIPFGLGSSVWTRDAAERDFFVAGLEAGSVFVNAMVSSDPRLPFGGVKASGYGRELAAFGIREFCNVKTVWWEGSQAGQPPGLSE; encoded by the coding sequence ATGGCGATGAAGAGTGTGGACCCGCGCAGCGGGAAGGTGCTCGAGACCTTCGAGGAGCACGACGACGCCGAGGTGGAGCGGCGGCTCGCGCTCGCAGCGACGGCCTTCACCCGCCACCGCGTGACTCCCTTCTCCCAGCGCTCGAAGTGGATGGCGCGCGCGGGCGAGCTGCTCGACACCGAGAAGGCCCAGATCGCTCGGATGATGACCCTGGAGATGGGCAAGACGCTCGCCAGCGCGGTCGCCGAAGTGGAGAAGTGCGCCTGGGTGTGCCGCTACTACGCGGAGAACGCCGAGCGGCACCTCGCGGACGAGGACGTGAAGACGAACGCCGAGCGCAGCTACGTGCGCTACGAGCCCCTGGGCCCGGTGCTCGCGGTGATGCCCTGGAACTTCCCCCTCTGGCAGGTGTTCCGCTTCGCCGCGCCGGCGCTGATGGCGGGCAACGTGGGGCTGCTCAAGCACGCCTCCAACGTGCCGCGCTGCGCGCTCGCCATCGAGGACGTGTTCAAGCGCGCGGGCTTCCCCGAGGGCTGCTTCCAGACGCTGCTGGTGGGGAGCAAGCGGGTGGAGGCGCTCATCAACGACGGGCGGGTGAAGGCCGTGACGCTCACCGGCAGCGAGGCTGCGGGGCGCAGCGTGGGCGAGCAGTCGGGGCGCGCGCTGAAGAAGTCGGTGCTGGAGCTGGGCGGCAGCGACCCCTTCATCGTCATGCCGAGCGCGGACCAGGAGAAGGCGGCCGAGACGGCGGTGAAGGCGCGCATCATCAACAACGGCCAGTCCTGCATCGCGGCCAAGCGCTTCATCGTGGCGGACGCCATCTTCGACGCCTTCCGCGACCGCTTCGTGCAGCGCATGCAGCGGCTCGTGATGGGCGACCCGCTCGAGGCGAAGACGGACCTGGGGCCGCTCGCCACCGAGAGCATCCGCAAGGAGCTGCACGCGCAGGTGGAGCGGATGAAGAAGGCGGGCGGCCGCGTGCTCACCGGCGGTGTGATGCCGGACGGGCCCGGCTACTTCTACCCGGGCACCGTGGTGGTGGACCTGCCGCCGGACTCGGACATCGCGAAGGAGGAGGTGTTCGGCCCGGTCGCCGTGCTCTACCGCGTGCGCGACCGCGAGGAGGCGCTCGCGCGCGCGAACGGCATCCCCTTCGGCCTCGGCTCCAGCGTCTGGACGCGCGATGCGGCCGAGCGCGACTTCTTCGTCGCGGGGCTCGAGGCGGGCTCGGTGTTCGTCAACGCGATGGTGTCCTCGGATCCGCGATTGCCCTTCGGAGGGGTGAAGGCCTCGGGCTACGGGCGCGAGCTCGCGGCGTTCGGCATCCGCGAGTTCTGCAACGTGAAGACGGTGTGGTGGGAGGGCTCGCAGGCGGGCCAGCCCCCGGGCCTCTCCGAGTAG
- a CDS encoding DUF1761 domain-containing protein has translation MNGINLWAVLLAAVSSFFLGGLWYSKLMFLGPWSRAAGPLPHQTEQKHPARVFGVSFLFALLAAVAFAFWLGPQPPLGAALRQGLIAGFCFVAASFGVNYQFANRSPLLWLIDGGYHTAQFLLFGLVLGLWH, from the coding sequence ATGAACGGAATCAACCTGTGGGCCGTGCTGCTCGCCGCCGTCAGCTCCTTCTTCCTCGGCGGCCTCTGGTACTCGAAGCTGATGTTCCTCGGGCCCTGGTCGCGCGCGGCCGGGCCGCTGCCGCACCAGACCGAGCAGAAGCACCCGGCCCGGGTGTTCGGCGTGAGCTTCCTCTTCGCGCTGCTCGCCGCCGTCGCCTTTGCGTTCTGGCTCGGGCCCCAGCCCCCGCTCGGCGCGGCGCTGCGCCAGGGGCTCATCGCTGGCTTCTGCTTCGTCGCCGCGAGCTTCGGCGTGAACTACCAGTTCGCCAACCGCAGCCCCCTGCTGTGGCTCATCGACGGCGGCTACCACACCGCCCAGTTCCTGCTCTTCGGGCTGGTGCTGGGGCTCTGGCACTGA
- a CDS encoding trypsin-like serine protease, giving the protein MRRAAALLLLLLLAACAPEVGAPVGERRQAVVSGTGAPADGAVVALVARRTHCTGEAPVLLCSGALVAPDVVLTAAHCLEVLGEDGQYEVFVGAQLLPTPQGRFLRVKEVRVHPGYVRATHARDVALLRLALPASEAPLALPEADEVPSAGLAVRALGFGDTHSAEEPAGVRRQGALQVASVTDADFLAGPAPSMSCTGDSGGPVLGSPRGREVLLGVTSSGDVACRSEAVQVRVDAVLEDFVRPFLAQGPAQAAPAAPFAPEALCREACDSDARCPAGLACVADAQGVGRCMLLNLREGLYAGACSEDAACGVGGTCARLESEGEDACRCFSACAPAAEDGGCAVGAGGASGLSLSCLLSLLARRRARAGRRAPPG; this is encoded by the coding sequence GTGAGGCGTGCGGCAGCGCTGCTGCTGCTGCTGCTGCTCGCCGCCTGCGCTCCCGAGGTGGGGGCGCCCGTGGGCGAGCGCCGCCAGGCGGTGGTCTCGGGCACGGGCGCGCCCGCGGACGGCGCGGTGGTGGCGCTGGTGGCGCGGCGCACGCACTGCACGGGCGAGGCGCCGGTGCTGCTCTGCTCCGGCGCGCTCGTCGCCCCGGACGTGGTGCTCACCGCGGCGCACTGCCTCGAGGTGCTGGGCGAGGACGGCCAGTACGAGGTGTTCGTGGGGGCGCAGCTGCTCCCCACGCCGCAGGGGCGCTTCCTGCGCGTGAAGGAGGTGCGCGTGCACCCGGGCTACGTGCGCGCCACCCACGCGCGCGACGTGGCCCTGCTGCGGCTCGCGCTCCCCGCCTCTGAAGCGCCGCTCGCCCTGCCGGAGGCGGACGAGGTGCCCTCCGCGGGGCTCGCCGTGCGGGCGCTCGGCTTCGGCGACACGCACAGCGCCGAGGAGCCCGCGGGCGTGCGGCGCCAGGGCGCGCTGCAGGTGGCGTCGGTGACGGACGCGGACTTCCTCGCGGGGCCCGCGCCCTCCATGAGCTGCACGGGCGACAGCGGCGGCCCGGTGCTGGGCAGCCCGCGCGGGCGCGAGGTGCTTCTGGGCGTCACCTCCAGCGGCGACGTCGCGTGCCGCAGCGAGGCCGTGCAGGTGCGCGTGGACGCGGTGCTGGAGGACTTCGTGCGCCCCTTCCTTGCCCAGGGCCCCGCCCAGGCCGCCCCCGCCGCGCCCTTCGCGCCCGAGGCGCTGTGCCGCGAGGCCTGTGACTCGGATGCGCGCTGCCCCGCCGGGCTGGCGTGCGTGGCGGACGCGCAGGGGGTGGGGCGCTGCATGCTGCTCAACCTGCGCGAGGGCCTCTACGCGGGCGCCTGCTCGGAGGATGCGGCCTGTGGCGTGGGCGGCACCTGCGCCCGGCTCGAGTCCGAGGGCGAGGACGCCTGCCGCTGCTTCAGCGCCTGCGCGCCCGCGGCGGAGGACGGGGGCTGCGCGGTGGGAGCGGGAGGCGCCTCGGGACTCTCCCTGAGCTGCCTGCTCTCCCTGTTGGCCCGCCGACGCGCCAGAGCAGGCAGGCGGGCGCCGCCCGGCTGA
- a CDS encoding metallophosphoesterase yields the protein MLTGGVVAHVSDLHLGSSAAGVEAARQLVSSLRAERVEHVVVTGDVTHRGRPEELALFEQLFAPLLAEGRVTVVPGNHDLVGPGVGGRFMGGRRVDVVQRKGLHLVRVDTTGPHNHSYWESQGLLTREQLDEVERAVDAASPGDAVFVLMHHHPLPLPEESLQERIAARLGWSNAGELELGGALVSRLLGKVDRVLHGHRHRPQSQTLDLSRRALHVSNAGASLELGRVPLVSYGLRAGLASPEPRWLTFTDAPVASPSSARELRTAVGETLRAWWDETWGETVPAAPARIVAMARAG from the coding sequence ATGTTGACGGGGGGAGTGGTGGCGCACGTGTCGGACCTGCACCTGGGGTCCAGCGCGGCGGGCGTGGAAGCAGCGCGGCAGCTGGTCTCGAGCCTGCGCGCCGAGCGCGTGGAGCACGTGGTGGTGACGGGGGACGTGACGCACCGCGGCCGCCCCGAGGAGCTCGCGCTCTTCGAGCAGCTCTTCGCGCCGCTGCTCGCCGAGGGCCGCGTGACGGTGGTCCCGGGAAACCACGATCTCGTGGGCCCGGGCGTGGGCGGCCGCTTCATGGGCGGGCGCCGGGTGGACGTGGTGCAGCGCAAGGGCCTGCACCTGGTGCGCGTGGACACCACGGGCCCGCACAACCACAGCTACTGGGAGAGCCAGGGCCTGCTCACCCGCGAGCAGCTGGACGAGGTGGAGCGCGCGGTGGACGCGGCGAGCCCCGGCGACGCGGTGTTCGTCCTCATGCACCACCACCCGCTGCCCCTGCCCGAGGAGAGCCTGCAGGAGCGCATCGCCGCGCGCCTGGGCTGGAGCAACGCGGGGGAGCTGGAGCTGGGCGGCGCGCTGGTGAGCCGCCTGCTGGGGAAGGTGGACCGCGTGCTGCACGGCCACCGCCACCGGCCGCAGAGCCAGACGCTGGACCTCTCGCGCCGCGCGCTGCACGTGAGCAACGCGGGCGCGAGCCTGGAGCTCGGCCGCGTGCCGCTCGTCTCCTACGGCCTGCGCGCGGGGCTCGCGAGCCCCGAGCCGCGCTGGCTCACCTTCACAGACGCGCCTGTTGCCTCGCCCTCCAGCGCCCGCGAGCTGCGCACCGCCGTGGGTGAGACGCTGCGCGCCTGGTGGGACGAGACGTGGGGCGAGACCGTTCCCGCGGCTCCCGCTCGGATCGTCGCGATGGCGCGCGCCGGCTGA
- a CDS encoding IS4 family transposase has product MNRVPLACRAGMRRATQRTQAAGSLAWARQEFGSAVLGDKRRTERGVQLGAAAATRPHGKLTVALRDAAARQAGYDFVESPDVSPGALREAAARAAWKRAGAAPLVYVPLDQSTLTLPEASWKKGFGWVDNGRARVLGAETLNAPLLSGRGVPLGLVGHVLWCRRAPPRPRGTRTDGLALEDKETRYWLQVAQSVVESWQASGFAGTPWLQLDAGADAREVLEWMAWSAEGARVTVRCAQRTRLCEGPEGEPGHLEDVLLRQAPRRPYRLRVLPSEKRHGRRARMVVRFCSVLLHLTCPRTGRTLPVQAWAVHAREEGTCPQGEEPLDWLLLTNTPVRRWKDALAVVRGYALRWRVEEVHRAWKRTGCQVEASALHLRAFECWALMLLCVAVRIERLKRLAREAPDTPADTEFSPYELRALFLLTRNAKAYAQRSVPTLGEAVRWLAELGGYTGKSSGGPPGSVVLRRGLEQLGPTAEALRFQEQIKG; this is encoded by the coding sequence ATGAACCGGGTGCCGCTCGCCTGTCGTGCAGGGATGCGACGGGCGACTCAGAGGACGCAGGCGGCAGGCAGTCTGGCGTGGGCGAGGCAGGAGTTTGGCAGCGCGGTGCTTGGGGACAAGCGGCGCACGGAGCGCGGGGTGCAGCTGGGGGCGGCGGCCGCGACGCGGCCCCACGGCAAGCTGACGGTAGCGCTGCGCGATGCGGCCGCGCGCCAGGCGGGCTACGACTTCGTGGAGTCGCCGGACGTTTCGCCGGGCGCGCTGCGGGAGGCGGCGGCGAGGGCAGCGTGGAAGCGCGCAGGCGCGGCGCCGCTGGTGTACGTGCCCCTGGACCAGAGCACCCTGACGTTGCCTGAGGCGAGTTGGAAGAAGGGCTTTGGCTGGGTGGACAACGGGCGGGCGCGGGTGCTGGGGGCCGAGACACTCAATGCGCCGCTGCTGAGTGGGCGCGGGGTGCCCCTGGGGCTGGTGGGCCACGTGCTGTGGTGCCGCCGCGCACCGCCCCGCCCGCGCGGCACGCGCACGGACGGCCTGGCCCTCGAGGACAAGGAAACGCGGTACTGGCTGCAGGTGGCGCAAAGCGTGGTGGAGAGCTGGCAGGCCTCGGGCTTTGCCGGCACGCCCTGGCTGCAGCTGGACGCGGGCGCGGACGCGCGCGAGGTGCTGGAGTGGATGGCGTGGAGTGCCGAGGGCGCGCGCGTCACCGTGCGCTGCGCCCAGCGCACGCGCCTGTGCGAGGGACCCGAGGGCGAGCCGGGCCACCTCGAGGACGTGCTGCTGCGCCAAGCCCCGCGCCGCCCCTACCGCCTGCGCGTGCTGCCCTCCGAGAAGCGCCACGGGCGCCGCGCGCGCATGGTGGTGCGCTTCTGCTCCGTGCTGCTGCACCTCACCTGCCCGCGCACAGGCCGCACGCTGCCGGTGCAGGCGTGGGCGGTGCACGCGCGGGAGGAGGGCACCTGCCCGCAGGGTGAGGAGCCGCTCGACTGGCTTCTGCTCACCAACACGCCCGTCCGGCGCTGGAAGGACGCCCTCGCCGTCGTGCGCGGCTACGCCCTGCGCTGGCGCGTCGAGGAGGTGCACCGCGCCTGGAAGCGCACCGGGTGCCAGGTGGAGGCGAGCGCCCTGCACCTGCGGGCTTTCGAGTGCTGGGCCCTCATGCTGCTATGCGTGGCCGTGCGCATCGAGCGACTCAAACGCCTCGCACGCGAGGCCCCCGACACGCCAGCTGACACCGAATTCAGCCCCTACGAATTGCGCGCCCTCTTTCTGCTCACGCGCAACGCGAAAGCGTACGCCCAGCGCTCCGTGCCCACCCTGGGCGAGGCGGTGCGCTGGCTCGCCGAACTGGGCGGCTACACCGGCAAGTCCTCTGGCGGCCCACCCGGCTCCGTCGTGCTGCGCCGCGGCCTCGAGCAACTCGGCCCTACCGCCGAAGCCCTCCGCTTCCAGGAGCAAATCAAGGGCTGA